Proteins co-encoded in one Rattus rattus isolate New Zealand chromosome 5, Rrattus_CSIRO_v1, whole genome shotgun sequence genomic window:
- the LOC116900373 gene encoding olfactory receptor 5W2-like, producing the protein MEVGNCSATEFLFLGITNNPVIKVILFTIFLIVYLIILIENFGMIILIRVDHQLHMPMYFFLSHLSFSDVCYSTAVGPKMLLDLLAKSSNSITFLGCVLQFFIFCIFTDVECMLLAMMAFDRYKAISNPLLYAVDMSSKVCYQLLAVAYVVGIVDAVIHTTLTFRLCFCGSNEINHFFCDLPPLYLLSCSDIQVNELALFTVFGFIELSTISGVLVSYCYIILSVLKICSAEGRFKAFSTCTSHLTAVAIFQGTMLFMYFRPSSSYSLDQDKMTSLFYTLVIPMLNPLIYSLRNKDVKEALQKLKTKTWF; encoded by the coding sequence atggAGGTTGGGAACTGTTCAGCCACTGAGTTCCTTTTCTTGGGAATTACCAATAATCCTGTGATCAAAGtgattttatttactatttttctgATTGTTTATCTCATCATTCTTATTGAAAATTTTGGAATGATAATTTTGATCAGGGTGGATCATCAGCTTCACATGCCAATGTACTTTTTCCTCagtcacctctctttctctgatgTCTGCTATTCCACTGCAGTTGGACCAAAGATGTTATTGGACCTGCTTGCTAAGAGCAGCAATTCAATTACTTTCCTTGGCTGTGTTCTTCAGTTCTTCATCTTCTGCATCTTTACCGATGTCGAGTGTATGCTGCTGGCCATGATGGCATTTGATCGGTACAAGGCAATCAGCAATCCCTTGCTATATGCAGTAGATATGTCCAGCAAGGTTTGTTACCAACTTCTGGCTGTGGCTTATGTAGTTGGTATTGTAGATGCCGTGATACACACAACACTGACATTTCGCTTGTGTTTCTGCGGGTCCAATGAAATCAaccatttcttctgtgatttACCTCCTCTTTACCTGCTCTCCTGTTCTGACATACAAGTCAATGAACTGGCCTTATTTACTGTTTTTGGATTCATTGAACTGAGCACCATCTCAGGAGTTCTTGTCTCTTACTGCTATATCATTTTATCTGTCCTGAAGATCTGTTCTGCAGAGGGGAGGTTCAAAGCTTTTTCTACTTGCACCTCCCACTTAACTGCAGTTGCAATTTTCCAGGGAACAATGTTATTCATGTATTTCCGACCAAGTTCTTCTTACTCTCTAGATCAAGACAAAATGACCTCACTTTTTTACACCTTGGTGATCCCCATGTTGAACCCTCTGATTTATagcctgaggaacaaggatgtgaAAGAGGCCCTGCAAAAGCTGAAAACAAAAACTTGGTTCTAG
- the LOC116900374 gene encoding olfactory receptor 5W2-like produces MEVGNCSANEFLLLGITNNPVIKVILFSTFLIVYLMILIENLGMIILIRMNPQLHTPMYFFLSHLSFSDICYSTAVGPKMLVGLMTKSNSIPFIGCAVQFFIFCIFTDAECVLLAVMAFDRYKAISNPLLYAVDMSGVVCYQLLAVVYLVGMVDALTHTTLTFRLCFCQSNEINHFFCDVPPLLLLSCSDTEVNELVIFTLFGFIELSTISGVLISYCYIISSVLKIRSTEGRFKAFSTCTSHLTAVAIFQGTMLFMYFRPSSAYSLDQDKMTSLFYTLVIPLLNPLIYSLRNKDVKASVKKSLRSRISI; encoded by the coding sequence atggAGGTTGGGAATTGTTCAGCCAATGAGTTCCTTCTCCTGGGAATTACCAATAACCCTGTGATCAAGGtgattttattttccactttTCTAATTGTTTATCTCATGATTCTTATTGAAAATCTtggaatgatcattttgataagGATGAATCCCCAACTTCACACACCGATGTACTTTTTCCTCAGCCACCTCTCTTTCTCAGACATCTGCTATTCTACTGCAGTTGGGCCCAAGATGCTGGTGGGCCTTATGACCAAGAGCAATTCAATTCCATTTATTGGCTGTGCTGTGCAGTTCTTTATCTTCTGCATTTTTACAGATGCTGAGTGTGTGCTGCTGGCAGTGATGGCTTTTGACCGATATAAGGCCATCAGCAACCCTTTGCTGTATGCAGTAGATATGTCCGGAGTGGTGTGCTATCAGCTCCTGGCTGTCGTTTATCTGGTTGGAATGGTAGACGCTTTGACACACACAACATTGACATTTCGCTTGTGTTTCTGTCAGTCCAATGAAATCAACCATTTTTTCTGTGATGTCCCTCCTCTCCTATTATTATCTTGCTCAGATACGGAGGTTAATGAACTAGTCATATTCACCCTATTTGGGTTTATTGAGCTGAGCACCATCTCTGGAGTTTTGATCTCTTACTGTTACATCATCTCATCAGTCTTGAAGATCCGCTCCACTGAGGGCAGGTTCAAAGCATTCTCCACCTGTACCTCTCATCTGACTGCTGTTGCAATTTTCCAGGGAACAATGCTTTTCATGTATTTCCGGCCAAGTTCTGCTTATTCCCTAGATCAAGACAAGATGACCTCATTATTCTATACTCTTGTGATACCCTTGCTCAACCCACTTATTTACAGCCTCAGGAATAAGGATGTTAAAGCCAGTGTAAAAAAGTCCCTGAGAAGTAGAATTTCCATTTAA
- the LOC116900375 gene encoding olfactory receptor 5I1-like, with the protein MSLKNTTVKTEFLLLGFSDHPELQSLLFAVFFSIYSVTLMGNIGMILLITVSPNLHIPMYFFLCILSFIDACYSSVIAPKLLVDLISNKKVISYNGCATQLYFFCSLVDTESFLLAAMAYDRYIAICNPLLYTVLMSKRVCTQLAFGAFLGGTMSSIIHTTNTFQLSFCSKEINHFFCDISPLFSLSCSDTYTHDIILVVFASLVEALSLLTVLLSYTYIIVAILKTGSAEGRKKGFSTCASHLTVVTIYHGTLIFIYLRPSTGHSMDIDKMTSVFYTLIIPMLNPLIYSLRNKDVKFAFRKIIRKNLFS; encoded by the coding sequence ATGAGTTTGAAGAATACCACTGTGAAGACTGAATTTCTTCTCCTGGGATTCAGTGATCACCCGGAACTCCAGAGTCTTCTATTTGCTGTGTTTTTCTCCATCTACTCTGTTACTCTGATGGGGAATATTGGCATGATCTTATTGATCACAGTCAGTCCTAATTTACACAttcccatgtactttttcctctgtATTCTATCCTTCATAGATGCATGCTACTCTTCTGTCATTGCCCCCAAATTACTTGTGGATCTGATTTCTAACAAGAAGGTGATTTCTTACAATGGCTGTGCTACACAGTTATACTTTTTCTGCTCTCTGGTTGACACAGAATCTTTCCTTTTGGCTGCCATGGCTTATGACAGGTACATTGCAATCTGTAACCCCCTGCTCTATACTGTACTTATGTCCAAGAGAGTCTGTACTCAGCTAGCATTTGGTGCATTCCTAGGTGGAACTATGAGTTCAATAATCCATACTACTAATACATTCCAGTTGTCATTCTGCTCCAAAGAAATTAACCATTTCTTTTGTGATATCTCTccactcttctctctgtcctgctctgATACCTACACACATGATATAATTTTGGTAGTGTTTGCAAGTTTGGTGGAAGCTCTCTCCCTTCTTACTGTTCTCCTCTCCTATACGTATATTATAGTGGCCATTCTTAAAACAGGCTctgcagagggaagaaagaaaggattttcTACTTGTGCTTCTCACCTGACAGTAGTCACTATTTATCATGGTACcctgattttcatttatttgcgTCCCAGTACAGGACATTCAATGGATATTGACAAGATGACCTCTGTGTTTTATACATTGATTATACCCATGCTTAACCCCTTGATATacagtctcagaaacaaagatgtCAAATTTGCCTTCAGAAAAATTattaggaagaatttattttcttag